Proteins from a genomic interval of bacterium:
- a CDS encoding nitroreductase family protein, translating into MDSATVDPANSRVLEIIKKRYSCRRYRSDQVDDPRLDVMKEAVRWAPSACNRQPYTFHFVADENTIKEIARSVPLGPASVNEWIKSAPLIVAAVGQPELLWHKMTQVIDTDYHRTDAIIAMDHISLVATELGLGTCWVGWFHRKKVGKILKIKSGEEVVILMTVGFPEKEPSSRRERKEIAELVVQR; encoded by the coding sequence ATGGATAGCGCAACTGTTGATCCCGCTAACAGCAGAGTCCTTGAAATCATAAAGAAACGTTACAGCTGCCGACGCTATCGATCGGACCAGGTGGATGATCCACGGCTGGATGTGATGAAAGAAGCAGTGCGCTGGGCTCCGTCAGCATGCAACAGGCAGCCTTATACATTTCATTTCGTTGCCGATGAAAATACCATCAAGGAAATAGCCCGGTCTGTCCCCCTCGGACCGGCGTCTGTGAACGAGTGGATCAAATCAGCACCTCTCATCGTTGCGGCCGTGGGACAACCGGAGCTTTTGTGGCACAAGATGACCCAGGTCATCGACACTGATTACCACCGTACGGATGCCATCATTGCCATGGATCACATCTCCCTGGTGGCAACGGAACTGGGTCTTGGCACCTGCTGGGTCGGGTGGTTCCACAGGAAAAAAGTCGGGAAGATTCTCAAGATCAAAAGCGGTGAGGAGGTTGTGATCCTGATGACGGTGGGTTTCCCGGAGAAGGAACCCTCTTCCAGGAGGGAACGCAAGGAGATTGCTGAACTTGTAGTGCAAAGGTGA
- a CDS encoding macro domain-containing protein encodes MAEEGHRIVRQQGEVPVGGAVVTTAGHLPFKGVIHTVGPQMGEGGEHAKLVGALYSSFVKAHEMKWGSLSFPGVSFGIFSVPHDICADAYLEAVHKFWETYQGSTVRLIRLVLFKGPLLEEIHGRSHGWGTRS; translated from the coding sequence TTGGCGGAGGAGGGTCACAGGATCGTTCGCCAGCAGGGAGAGGTGCCGGTGGGCGGTGCGGTCGTCACCACAGCCGGCCATCTTCCCTTCAAGGGTGTCATTCACACAGTCGGTCCCCAGATGGGGGAGGGTGGTGAACACGCCAAGCTGGTAGGAGCCCTGTACTCTTCCTTTGTAAAGGCCCACGAGATGAAGTGGGGATCGCTGTCCTTCCCGGGAGTCAGTTTCGGCATCTTCTCCGTTCCCCACGATATTTGCGCAGACGCCTACCTTGAGGCTGTCCATAAATTCTGGGAAACCTATCAGGGCTCCACGGTGCGACTCATCCGTCTTGTCCTGTTTAAAGGTCCTCTGCTTGAAGAGATTCATGGTAGATCCCACGGTTGGGGTACGAGATCATGA
- a CDS encoding zinc ribbon domain-containing protein, protein MPIYEFKCKKCSHQFETLTSSTEDGSGLKCPECGEPKPEKLMSMFSSSGTRSKASGGGGCGHSHSGGFT, encoded by the coding sequence ATGCCCATATACGAGTTCAAGTGCAAAAAGTGCAGCCATCAGTTCGAGACCCTGACAAGCAGTACTGAAGATGGATCAGGGCTTAAATGCCCCGAGTGTGGAGAACCGAAACCGGAAAAGCTCATGTCCATGTTTTCCTCTTCAGGGACCCGGTCCAAGGCCTCCGGTGGAGGAGGATGCGGTCATTCCCACAGCGGCGGCTTTACGTGA